From the Actinopolymorpha singaporensis genome, the window GTCATGGGACCGGAGGTCACGCTGGTGTCCAGCGCGGAGGAGACCGCGAAGGACGTCTACGCCCGGCTGGTGCGCGACGGAGGCGAGCGCAGCCCGGCGCTGGCGCCGCCGCGGCACCGGTTCCTCACCACCGGCGACCCGGACGCCTTCATGCAGATCGGGGGGCGGTTCCTGGGACCGGAGATCACGTTCGTGGAGGAGATGGCGTGAGGCTCACCGTTCTGGGGTGTTCGGGGTCGTTTCCCGGGCCGGGTTCGCCCGCGTCCGGCTACCTCGTGGAGGCGCCGTACGAGGGGCGTACGTTCCGGCTCGTCCTGGACCTGGGCAACGGCGCGTTCGGTGCGCTGCAGCGGTACGTCCCCGACTACGACGTGGACGCGGTAGGGGTGACGCACCTGCATCCCGACCACTGCGTCGACCTGTGTTCCTACTACGTCGCGTCCCGCTACCACCCGCGTGGCCGGCGTGGCCGGGTGCCGGTCTACGGCCCGTTCGGCACCGCCGACCGGCTGGCCGCGATGTACGGCATGCCGCTGGAGCCGGGCATGCGGGAGGTCTTCGACTTCCGCGCCTGGGTGGACGTCGATCCGACCAAGATCGGGCCGTTCTTGGTGTCGGTCGCGCCGGCGCGGCACCCGGTCGAGGCGTACGCCGTGCGGCTGGACCACGACGGCCGGTCACTGGTCTACACCGGCGACACCGGGCCCAATCCCGAGCTCGCCGAGCTGGCCACGGGCACGGACCTGCTCCTCAGCGAGGCGACGTTCCAGCACGGTGCGGACAATCCGCCCGACCTGCACCTCACCGGGCGGCAGGCGGGGGAGTACGCCCAGGCGGCCGGTGCGGGGCGGCTGGTGGTGACCCACGTTCCGCCGTGGTACGACGGTCAGCGGATGCTCGCGGACGCCCGCGCCGCCTACTCCGGCCCGCTGGAGCTGGCCAGACCCGGTGCGGTGTACGACATCTGAGGTGGCAACCGCCGTCGTCCGGCCGTCGTCCGGGCGACACCGGGAGGCCGCCGCATCTCGGCTGCGATGCCTGTCGGCGCGGATCGGTATGGTCGGCGCATGACGAGCATGACGAGAGTGGACGGCCGGTCCGCCGAGCAGTTGCGACCGGTCTCGATCACCCGGGGCTGGCTCGACCACGCCGAGGGCTCGGTCCTGGTCGAGTTCGGGCGCACCAGGGTGCTGTGCGCGGCCAGCGTGACCGAGGGCGTGCCCCGCTGGCGGCGCGACTCCGGCGAGGGCTGGGTGACCGCCGAATACGCCATGCTTCCCCGCTCGACCAACACCCGCAGCGCGCGCGAGTCGGTCAAGGGCAAGATCGGCGGCCGGACGATGGAGATCTCCCGCCTGGTCGGGCGTTCCCTGCGGGCCGTGATCGACCACGCCGCCCTGGGTGAAAACACCATCGTGCTCGACTGCGACGTGCTGCAGGCCGACGGCGGCACCCGCACCGCCGCGATCACCGGCGCCTACGTCGCTCTGGTCGACGCCGTGCGGCACCTGGAGCGAAAGGGCGCGCTGAAGGGGCGTGCGCTGATCGACTCGGTGAGCGCGGTGTCGGTCGGCGTGGTGGGCGGTGTGCCGATGCTCGACCTGTGTTACGAGGAGGACGTGCGCGCCGACACCGACATGAACGTCGTGATGACCGGCGACGGGCGCTACGTCGAGGTGCAGGGCACCGCCGAGCGGGAGCCGTTCGACCGCAAGCTGCTCGACGGGCTGCTCGAGCTGTCCGCGGTCGGGTGTGCCGAACTCGCCCGCGCCCAGTCGGAGGCCCTCGCCGTCGACCTGCCGACCGGCTCGGCACGGTAGGGCGGTGACGGCGATGGGGACGGGCGTGCGGCGACGGATCGTGCTGGCCACGCACAACCGCAAGAAGCTGGCCGAGCTCGACCGGATCCTGCGCCCCCAGCTACCCGACGTCGAGGTGCTCAGCCTCGACGACGTGACCCCCTACGACGAGCCCGCCGAGACCGAATCCACCTTCGCCGGCAACGCGTTGCTGAAGGCCCGGGCGGCGTTCGCCCACTCGGGGTTGCCCGCGGTCGCCGACGACAGCGGCCTGTGCGTCGACGCACTGAACGGCATGCCGGGCGTGCTGTCGGCACGCTGGTCGGGTGTGGACAAGGACGACGCGCGCAACAACGCGCTGCTGCTGGCGCAGCTGGCGGACGTGCCCGCGCAGCGCCGGGGCGCGGCGTTCGTCGCCTGCGTGGCGCTGGTTCTGCCCGGCGGTCAGGAACACGTGGTGGAGGGACGGGTCATGGGCACCGTGGCCACCGAACCGCGCGCCGACGGCGGGTTCGGATACGACCCGCTCTTCGTGCCGGAGGGCGGCACCCGCACGTTCGCGCAGATGTCGGCGGAGGAGAAGGACGCGGTGAGCCACCGCGGCCGGGCGCTGCGCGAGCTGGTTCCGTTGCTCGCGGTTCACCTACCCGACCCGGCCGGGGCGTAGCCCAGCCTGCCGGCGCATAACTCAATCTGCGGGGGCGGTCAGGCACGTCCCGCACGGTCGAGGCCCGCCCGGATGCGGAGCAGGATCCACAGCGCCTCCACACCGTCCCGCCAGGTGAGCTTCTTGCCCTCGGCGCGGCTGCGCGCGGTGTAGGAGATCGGCACCTCGTAGGGCCGGTAGCCGGCGCGCAGCAGCTTGCCGGTCACCTCGGCCTCCATGCCGAAGCCCGCGGAG encodes:
- a CDS encoding MBL fold metallo-hydrolase is translated as MRLTVLGCSGSFPGPGSPASGYLVEAPYEGRTFRLVLDLGNGAFGALQRYVPDYDVDAVGVTHLHPDHCVDLCSYYVASRYHPRGRRGRVPVYGPFGTADRLAAMYGMPLEPGMREVFDFRAWVDVDPTKIGPFLVSVAPARHPVEAYAVRLDHDGRSLVYTGDTGPNPELAELATGTDLLLSEATFQHGADNPPDLHLTGRQAGEYAQAAGAGRLVVTHVPPWYDGQRMLADARAAYSGPLELARPGAVYDI
- the rph gene encoding ribonuclease PH; this translates as MTSMTRVDGRSAEQLRPVSITRGWLDHAEGSVLVEFGRTRVLCAASVTEGVPRWRRDSGEGWVTAEYAMLPRSTNTRSARESVKGKIGGRTMEISRLVGRSLRAVIDHAALGENTIVLDCDVLQADGGTRTAAITGAYVALVDAVRHLERKGALKGRALIDSVSAVSVGVVGGVPMLDLCYEEDVRADTDMNVVMTGDGRYVEVQGTAEREPFDRKLLDGLLELSAVGCAELARAQSEALAVDLPTGSAR
- the rdgB gene encoding RdgB/HAM1 family non-canonical purine NTP pyrophosphatase, with translation MGTGVRRRIVLATHNRKKLAELDRILRPQLPDVEVLSLDDVTPYDEPAETESTFAGNALLKARAAFAHSGLPAVADDSGLCVDALNGMPGVLSARWSGVDKDDARNNALLLAQLADVPAQRRGAAFVACVALVLPGGQEHVVEGRVMGTVATEPRADGGFGYDPLFVPEGGTRTFAQMSAEEKDAVSHRGRALRELVPLLAVHLPDPAGA